One segment of Pseudobythopirellula maris DNA contains the following:
- the pstA gene encoding phosphate ABC transporter permease PstA: protein MSEKKPIAHLTQGAPMGVVPPDGENEPGIDTRRRYLASDAFGVLCFLAMTTCLLALVGLLAMVIINGLPWVSWKLLSSFPSRTPENAGILSALVGSVWLISLTVLISVPIGIGSALYLEEYSKPSRWRRLVQLNIANLAGVPSIVYGILGLGLFVRAMSLQRSVLAGALTLTLVVLPIVILSAQEALRAVPKSIRLGSYALGATRWQTTWHQVLPAALPGMMTGVILAMARALGEAAPLLAVGAVAYIAYVPRTLSDEFTALPLQIYNWASRPQAEFHGLASAAIIVLLAVLILLNAGAVFVRSRYGKRVKW, encoded by the coding sequence ATGAGCGAAAAGAAACCTATCGCACACCTGACTCAAGGCGCCCCCATGGGCGTGGTCCCTCCGGACGGAGAGAACGAGCCGGGCATCGACACCCGTCGCCGCTATCTGGCGTCCGACGCCTTCGGCGTTCTCTGTTTCCTGGCGATGACCACTTGCCTGCTTGCCCTGGTGGGGCTGCTCGCCATGGTGATCATCAACGGCTTGCCCTGGGTCAGCTGGAAACTGCTGAGCAGCTTCCCCTCACGGACCCCCGAGAACGCCGGCATCCTCTCGGCGCTCGTCGGCAGCGTTTGGCTGATCTCGCTGACGGTGCTGATCTCCGTGCCGATCGGCATCGGATCGGCGCTGTACCTTGAAGAGTACTCCAAGCCATCGCGGTGGCGTCGGCTCGTACAACTGAACATCGCCAACCTGGCGGGCGTGCCCTCGATCGTCTACGGCATCTTGGGGCTGGGTCTGTTCGTGCGTGCGATGTCTTTGCAGCGTAGCGTGCTCGCCGGCGCGCTCACTCTCACTCTGGTGGTGTTGCCTATCGTTATCCTCTCTGCCCAGGAAGCGTTGCGGGCCGTGCCGAAGTCGATTCGGCTGGGCTCTTACGCATTGGGCGCGACCCGTTGGCAAACGACCTGGCACCAAGTGCTGCCGGCGGCGTTGCCCGGCATGATGACCGGAGTCATCCTCGCGATGGCCCGGGCGCTTGGCGAGGCGGCGCCGCTCTTGGCCGTGGGCGCGGTGGCTTACATCGCGTACGTGCCGCGCACCCTCAGCGACGAGTTCACCGCGCTGCCTTTGCAGATCTACAACTGGGCGTCGCGGCCGCAAGCCGAGTTCCACGGCCTCGCCTCGGCGGCGATCATCGTGCTGCTCGCCGTGCTGATCCTGCTGAATGCCGGGGCGGTTTTCGTCCGTTCACGCTACGGCAAACGGGTGAAATGGTGA
- the pstB gene encoding phosphate ABC transporter ATP-binding protein PstB, which produces MPPDAKATDSLVRAPKLDQNRSVRTAQELKDARSKITVSNLDFFYGDHQALFDINLSVPERCVTAFIGPSGCGKSTFLRCLNRMNDMIEGTRVDGHIELGGHNLHGPKVDVVELRKRVGMVFQKSNPFPKTILENVTYGPKVAGLKDRAKLKEIAERCLQQAALWDEVKDRLNDSAFALSGGQQQRLCIARALATSPDVLLMDEPASALDPASTSRIEDLIFELKDRYTIVIVTHNMQQAARVSDQTAFFFQGELIEAGATNDLFTTPEKKQTEDYITGRFG; this is translated from the coding sequence ATGCCTCCAGACGCGAAAGCGACCGATTCCTTGGTCCGTGCTCCCAAGCTCGATCAGAACCGATCGGTACGCACGGCCCAAGAGCTGAAGGACGCGCGGTCCAAGATCACGGTCAGCAACCTCGACTTCTTCTACGGCGATCACCAGGCGCTGTTCGACATCAACCTGTCGGTGCCCGAACGCTGTGTCACGGCGTTCATCGGCCCCTCGGGCTGCGGCAAGAGCACCTTCCTGAGGTGCCTGAACCGCATGAACGACATGATCGAGGGGACGCGGGTCGACGGCCACATCGAGCTGGGGGGCCACAACCTGCACGGCCCCAAGGTTGATGTCGTCGAGCTCCGCAAGCGGGTGGGCATGGTGTTCCAGAAGTCGAACCCGTTCCCGAAGACGATCCTCGAGAACGTGACCTACGGGCCCAAGGTGGCGGGCCTCAAAGACCGGGCCAAGCTCAAAGAGATCGCCGAGCGCTGCCTGCAGCAGGCCGCCTTGTGGGACGAAGTGAAAGACCGGCTGAACGACTCGGCGTTCGCCCTGTCGGGCGGGCAGCAGCAGCGGCTCTGCATCGCCCGCGCGTTGGCCACGAGCCCGGACGTGCTGCTGATGGACGAGCCCGCCTCGGCGCTCGACCCGGCGTCGACTTCGCGTATCGAGGACCTGATCTTCGAGCTCAAGGACCGCTACACGATCGTCATCGTCACGCACAACATGCAGCAGGCGGCGCGGGTGTCGGATCAGACCGCTTTCTTCTTCCAGGGCGAGCTGATCGAAGCGGGGGCGACGAACGACCTGTTCACCACCCCCGAAAAGAAGCAGACCGAGGACTACATCACGGGGCGTTTCGGCTAA
- the phoU gene encoding phosphate signaling complex protein PhoU, producing the protein MSIHLERDLESLKHDILEQSALVEEMIRIACRGMVERRFGVYDELLSREPTINEREVEIEEECLKILALHQPVAVDLRRVATVMKVNTDLERIGDLAVNISERTESLSAAPSLELPDCVEAMSESAIEMVRDALDAFVELDPNAARQVCLRDDEVDAYNRTVIEAVYSVIQDEPELAQPVLHLFSASRNIERIADHATNIAEDVIYLVDGEITRHQRRGQEHHG; encoded by the coding sequence ATGAGTATTCATCTAGAACGCGACCTCGAGTCGCTCAAGCACGACATCCTCGAGCAATCCGCCCTCGTTGAGGAAATGATTCGCATCGCCTGCCGCGGCATGGTGGAGCGCCGGTTCGGCGTGTACGACGAGTTGCTCAGCCGCGAGCCGACGATCAACGAACGCGAGGTCGAGATCGAGGAGGAGTGCCTCAAGATCCTCGCCCTGCACCAACCCGTGGCGGTCGACCTGCGTCGCGTGGCCACGGTGATGAAAGTCAACACCGACCTGGAGCGGATCGGCGATCTTGCCGTGAACATCAGCGAGCGGACCGAGTCGCTCTCGGCGGCCCCCTCGCTCGAACTGCCCGACTGTGTTGAGGCGATGTCGGAGAGCGCGATCGAGATGGTGCGCGACGCGCTCGACGCGTTCGTCGAGCTCGACCCCAACGCGGCCCGCCAGGTCTGCCTGCGCGACGACGAAGTGGACGCCTACAACCGCACCGTCATCGAGGCCGTTTACTCGGTCATCCAAGACGAACCCGAGCTGGCTCAGCCGGTGCTGCATTTATTCTCGGCGTCTCGGAACATCGAACGCATCGCCGACCACGCCACCAACATCGCCGAAGACGTGATCTACCTCGTCGACGGCGAGATCACCCGGCACCAACGTCGGGGGCAAGAACACCATGGTTGA
- a CDS encoding response regulator has translation MATHRILIIEDDRSLADVLDYNLTQDGYETSVASDGQDGLTQAKLHGPDLVLLDLMLPVIDGLEICRRLRADPVTRGSLVLMLTAKAEETDQVAGFSVGADDYVTKPFSVKVLLERVRALLRRKRGARDDGDTLVSQGIMLDRERHRVTAGDSVLDLTPSEFGLLEALIRQPGRVFSRSELIDAALGGDALVLERTIDVHVRALRKKMAGHAHLVETVRGLGYRFRDPVGAA, from the coding sequence ATGGCCACGCATAGAATCCTGATTATTGAAGACGACCGCTCGCTGGCGGACGTGCTGGATTACAACCTCACCCAGGACGGTTACGAAACTTCAGTCGCCTCGGACGGCCAAGACGGCCTCACGCAGGCCAAGCTCCACGGGCCCGACCTCGTGCTGCTCGACCTGATGCTGCCGGTGATTGACGGCCTAGAAATCTGCCGCCGGCTGCGAGCCGACCCGGTCACGCGCGGCAGCCTGGTGCTGATGCTCACCGCCAAGGCCGAAGAGACCGACCAGGTGGCCGGGTTCTCCGTAGGAGCGGACGACTACGTCACCAAGCCGTTCAGCGTGAAGGTCTTGCTGGAGCGCGTGCGGGCCTTGCTGCGTCGCAAGCGTGGCGCCCGCGACGACGGCGACACGCTCGTCAGCCAGGGCATCATGCTCGACCGTGAGCGGCACCGGGTCACCGCCGGCGACTCGGTGCTCGATCTCACGCCGAGCGAGTTCGGCCTGCTCGAGGCTCTGATCCGCCAGCCGGGCCGTGTGTTCAGCCGCTCGGAGCTGATCGACGCCGCCCTGGGGGGCGACGCCCTCGTGCTCGAGCGCACGATCGACGTCCACGTGCGGGCGCTGCGTAAGAAGATGGCCGGGCACGCCCATCTCGTCGAGACCGTCCGCGGCCTTGGCTACCGGTTCCGTGACCCGGTCGGCGCCGCCTGA
- a CDS encoding prohibitin family protein: MQINPAAVIALVVLFIAALIATNGVAVVEPGTVGVVSHFGDVQDESLQPGLHFKVPVMTDVIPVNTRVKKVEEAATASSKDLQIVTSKIALNYRIDSGQAGKIFKELGLDYPITIVQPALQESIKATSAKYTAEELITKRAEVAQEMEEDLIARLSSKSIIPTDLSIIDFNFSKEFNDAIEQKQVAQQAALRASNELERIRIEAKQDQTKAEGIAQAELARARAEAEAQQMLRETISAELLQLRAIEKWDGVLPVYTGGGESPMPFLSMPSAGAPR, from the coding sequence ATGCAAATCAATCCCGCCGCCGTTATCGCTTTGGTCGTGCTCTTCATCGCCGCCTTGATCGCCACGAACGGCGTGGCCGTCGTCGAGCCGGGCACGGTGGGGGTGGTCTCGCATTTCGGAGACGTACAAGACGAGTCATTGCAGCCGGGGCTGCATTTCAAAGTGCCCGTCATGACCGACGTCATCCCCGTCAACACGCGGGTCAAGAAAGTCGAAGAGGCCGCCACGGCTAGCAGCAAGGACCTGCAGATCGTCACCTCGAAGATTGCGCTCAACTACCGCATCGACTCCGGGCAGGCGGGCAAGATCTTCAAGGAGTTGGGGCTCGACTACCCGATCACCATCGTGCAGCCCGCCTTGCAGGAATCAATCAAGGCCACCAGCGCCAAGTACACCGCCGAGGAGCTGATCACCAAACGGGCCGAGGTGGCTCAGGAGATGGAAGAAGATCTCATCGCGCGGTTGAGTTCCAAAAGCATCATCCCGACCGACCTGTCGATCATCGACTTCAACTTCTCGAAGGAGTTCAACGACGCGATCGAGCAGAAGCAGGTGGCCCAGCAGGCGGCCCTGCGGGCTTCGAACGAATTGGAGCGGATTCGTATCGAGGCCAAGCAGGATCAGACCAAGGCCGAGGGCATCGCCCAGGCCGAGTTGGCCCGGGCGCGGGCCGAGGCCGAGGCGCAGCAGATGCTCCGCGAGACGATCAGCGCCGAACTCTTGCAGCTGCGGGCGATCGAGAAGTGGGACGGCGTGCTGCCGGTCTACACCGGCGGCGGCGAATCGCCCATGCCGTTCCTCTCGATGCCTTCCGCCGGCGCCCCCAGGTGA
- a CDS encoding HD domain-containing phosphohydrolase — translation MSTMTPSAADTCAVPLPPTPTIEEAVEPSPGMPVSDAQCQPSEESLLGSRLMIVDDEPVNVKVVRRLLELEGYVNFVTTNQAENAEKMVEHEKPDLLLLDLMMPGVSGLEILDRLGRADKLRETPVIILTAVSDRETRKQALEAGAADFLNKPIDPTELAPRIKNVLRSKAYQDRLASYSRNLEEAVASRTAELQHAQREVAHCLARASEYRDNDTGFHVLRVGRYARLIGEALGMNPHDADQLEQAAQLHDVGKIGIGDDVLLKPGKLTEEEFAFMKKHCNFGKRILQQCTIEEEGMMREHSSIGAKILSGATSPLLAMARRIALTHHEWWDGSGYPVGLAGEDIPMEGRITAVADVFDALSSRRCYKEAFPLERCFAILREESGTHFDPRVIDAFFSRRDEIVAVQLEYADEN, via the coding sequence ATGAGCACCATGACACCCTCCGCCGCCGACACCTGCGCGGTCCCGCTGCCCCCCACGCCTACGATCGAAGAGGCGGTGGAGCCGTCCCCGGGAATGCCGGTCTCGGACGCCCAATGCCAGCCCTCGGAAGAGTCGCTGCTCGGATCGCGGTTGATGATCGTCGACGACGAGCCGGTCAACGTGAAGGTGGTCCGGCGGTTGCTCGAGCTGGAGGGCTACGTCAACTTCGTCACGACCAACCAGGCCGAGAACGCGGAGAAGATGGTCGAGCATGAAAAGCCCGATCTCTTGCTGCTCGACCTGATGATGCCCGGCGTGAGCGGTTTGGAGATCCTCGATCGCCTCGGCCGCGCCGACAAGCTGCGCGAGACTCCGGTGATCATCCTCACGGCGGTCAGCGACCGAGAGACACGCAAGCAAGCGCTCGAAGCGGGCGCGGCCGACTTCCTCAACAAACCGATCGACCCGACCGAGCTCGCGCCGCGCATCAAGAACGTGCTGCGGTCGAAGGCTTACCAAGACCGGCTCGCCTCTTACAGCCGCAACCTCGAGGAGGCCGTCGCTTCGCGCACCGCCGAGCTGCAACACGCCCAACGCGAGGTGGCCCATTGCCTGGCCCGCGCCTCCGAGTACCGCGACAACGACACCGGGTTCCACGTGCTGCGCGTGGGCCGCTACGCCCGGTTGATCGGCGAGGCCCTCGGCATGAACCCGCACGACGCCGACCAGCTGGAGCAGGCCGCCCAGCTCCACGATGTCGGCAAGATCGGCATCGGCGACGACGTGCTGCTCAAGCCGGGCAAGCTGACCGAAGAAGAGTTCGCGTTCATGAAGAAGCACTGCAACTTCGGAAAACGCATTCTGCAACAATGCACGATCGAGGAGGAGGGCATGATGCGCGAGCACTCTTCGATCGGCGCCAAGATCCTCAGCGGCGCCACCTCGCCGTTGCTGGCCATGGCCCGCCGCATCGCGCTGACCCACCACGAGTGGTGGGACGGCAGCGGTTACCCGGTGGGCCTGGCGGGCGAAGACATCCCGATGGAGGGCCGCATCACCGCCGTGGCCGACGTGTTCGACGCGCTGAGCAGCCGACGCTGCTACAAGGAGGCGTTCCCGCTCGAGAGGTGTTTCGCCATCCTCCGCGAGGAGAGTGGAACCCATTTCGACCCGCGGGTGATCGACGCCTTCTTCTCGCGTCGCGACGAGATCGTTGCGGTGCAACTCGAGTACGCCGACGAGAACTAG
- a CDS encoding PAS domain-containing hybrid sensor histidine kinase/response regulator → MSAEFKLTGEHNDTAREAVERRFATHSQEIHTRTDRMFAVLLQLQWIASLLLAGWYTPYTWIGAKSDVHPHVEFAAIVGGLLACVPTALAVWRPGRLSTRIVIGCAQVLFSSLLIHLLGGRIEAHFHIFGSLAFLAAYRDWRVLLPPVLIVAADHYIRGVLWPQSIFGTMIPGEYRWLEHAGWVLFEVVVLWITISQSVREMRQLAENGVELELAAGEVLRSERRFRASFDQAAVGMCHTDPDGRILRVNDRYCEIIGYDPEEAIGMHFQDFTHPEDLDRNLHKIDNLLARKIDKAEYEKRYLRKTGEEVWVKLTVSLCLNDDGEPDHVIAVAQDIHQSRLAAERLRASNEVIRKLSLVADKTRNSVIIANSNGQTEWVNRAFTEMTEYSLRDIVGRKPGELLHGPDTDPDTAKRISERLKLRQTVSEEIVNYSKSGEAYWISLEIDPVFDESGELTHFIATQSDITERRQQEEEILKARDQAELANRTKSQFLANMSHEIRTPLNAILGFTDILLRDDDGRDADRSDHLRTIASSGRHLLTLINDVLDLSKIEAGQLQVERVAFAPHQVVAEVVSALRVRAQEKGIDLDYSWEGGAPDFVQSDPHRLKQLLLNVVGNAIKFTDRGGVKIVAKLHHVGQGGVLKITVLDSGVGIADDKLTQIFDPFVQADSSVTRQFGGTGLGLAISRNITRALGGDLTVASQVGEGSEFTIALDAGDLTGVEMTDNPEAQSRGDVLVGERADADLGNVRVLLVDDGDTNRKLIALLLRRRGAEVVMAENGEIALRRFDENPADVVLMDMQMPVMDGYTASRKLRERGFEGPIIALTAHAMKGDRERCQEAGCSDYLSKPVNSDKLIGMIHSSLMDTAAPAEATETRPRTTKVECSLPLDDPEIREIVVDFVKGLPERLGAMQVAASGGEYDQLRDQAHALKGAGGTAGYEAFTDTASRLEQLAAEKKAEGVDTLIAELNSITERVTASI, encoded by the coding sequence ATGAGCGCTGAATTCAAACTCACTGGCGAGCACAACGACACGGCGCGCGAAGCGGTCGAGCGCCGGTTTGCTACGCACTCGCAAGAGATCCATACCCGCACCGACCGCATGTTCGCGGTGCTGCTGCAGTTGCAGTGGATCGCGTCTCTGCTGCTAGCCGGTTGGTACACGCCCTACACCTGGATCGGCGCCAAGAGCGACGTGCACCCGCACGTCGAGTTCGCGGCGATCGTCGGTGGGCTGCTGGCTTGTGTGCCGACGGCGCTGGCGGTGTGGCGCCCCGGGCGGCTGTCGACTCGCATCGTGATCGGTTGTGCTCAGGTGCTGTTCTCCAGCTTGCTGATCCATCTGTTGGGGGGCCGGATCGAGGCGCACTTCCATATCTTCGGCTCGCTGGCTTTCTTGGCGGCGTACCGTGACTGGCGTGTGCTGCTGCCGCCGGTCTTGATTGTCGCCGCCGACCACTACATACGTGGCGTGCTGTGGCCGCAGTCGATCTTCGGCACGATGATCCCCGGCGAGTACCGCTGGCTCGAGCACGCGGGCTGGGTGTTGTTCGAGGTGGTCGTGCTGTGGATCACGATCTCGCAAAGCGTCCGCGAGATGCGTCAGCTGGCCGAGAACGGCGTGGAGCTCGAACTGGCGGCCGGCGAGGTGCTGCGCAGCGAGCGCCGGTTCCGCGCCAGTTTCGACCAAGCCGCCGTCGGCATGTGCCACACCGATCCCGATGGCCGCATCCTGCGGGTCAACGACCGCTACTGCGAGATCATCGGCTACGACCCCGAAGAAGCGATCGGGATGCACTTCCAGGACTTCACACACCCCGAAGACCTGGACAGGAACCTCCACAAAATCGACAACCTCCTCGCGCGCAAGATCGACAAGGCCGAGTACGAGAAACGCTACCTCCGCAAGACGGGCGAAGAGGTGTGGGTCAAGCTCACCGTCTCGCTCTGCTTGAACGACGACGGCGAGCCCGACCACGTCATCGCGGTGGCCCAAGACATCCACCAGTCGCGTCTCGCGGCCGAGCGTCTGCGGGCCTCGAACGAGGTGATCCGCAAGCTCTCGCTGGTGGCCGACAAAACACGCAACTCGGTGATCATCGCCAACAGCAACGGCCAGACCGAGTGGGTCAATCGCGCGTTCACCGAGATGACCGAGTACAGCCTCAGGGACATCGTCGGCCGCAAACCGGGCGAGTTGCTTCATGGCCCCGACACCGACCCCGACACCGCCAAGCGGATCTCCGAGCGGCTGAAGCTGCGTCAGACCGTCAGCGAAGAGATCGTCAACTACTCCAAGAGCGGCGAGGCGTACTGGATCTCGCTCGAGATCGACCCCGTGTTCGACGAGAGCGGCGAGTTGACGCACTTTATCGCCACCCAGTCCGACATCACCGAACGCCGACAGCAAGAAGAGGAGATCCTCAAGGCGAGGGATCAGGCGGAGCTCGCCAACCGGACGAAGAGCCAGTTCCTCGCCAACATGAGTCACGAGATCCGCACGCCGCTCAACGCGATCCTGGGCTTCACCGACATCTTGTTGCGTGACGACGACGGCCGCGATGCGGACCGCAGCGACCACCTGCGCACCATCGCCAGCAGCGGCCGGCACCTGCTCACGCTGATCAACGACGTGCTGGATCTCTCGAAGATCGAGGCCGGCCAACTCCAGGTCGAACGCGTGGCGTTCGCGCCGCACCAGGTCGTGGCCGAGGTCGTCTCTGCTCTCCGCGTGCGGGCGCAGGAAAAAGGCATCGACCTCGACTACAGCTGGGAAGGCGGGGCCCCCGACTTCGTCCAGTCCGACCCGCACCGTCTCAAGCAGTTGCTGCTCAACGTGGTTGGCAACGCCATCAAGTTCACCGACCGCGGCGGCGTGAAGATCGTCGCGAAGCTGCACCACGTGGGGCAGGGCGGCGTGCTCAAGATCACGGTGCTCGACAGCGGCGTCGGCATCGCGGACGACAAACTCACGCAGATCTTCGATCCCTTTGTGCAGGCCGACAGCAGCGTCACACGCCAGTTCGGCGGGACGGGGCTGGGGCTCGCGATCAGCCGCAACATCACCCGCGCCCTGGGCGGCGACCTGACGGTCGCCAGCCAAGTGGGCGAGGGAAGCGAGTTCACCATCGCCTTGGACGCCGGCGACTTGACCGGTGTCGAGATGACCGACAACCCCGAGGCCCAGTCGCGCGGCGACGTGCTCGTTGGCGAGCGGGCCGACGCCGATCTGGGCAACGTCCGCGTGTTGCTGGTCGACGACGGCGACACCAACCGCAAGCTGATCGCGTTGCTGCTCCGCCGCCGCGGGGCGGAGGTCGTGATGGCCGAGAACGGCGAGATCGCCCTACGGCGTTTCGACGAGAACCCCGCGGACGTCGTGCTGATGGACATGCAGATGCCGGTGATGGACGGCTACACCGCCAGCCGCAAGCTCCGCGAACGCGGCTTCGAGGGCCCGATCATCGCCTTGACCGCCCACGCGATGAAGGGCGACCGCGAACGCTGCCAGGAAGCCGGCTGCTCGGACTACCTTTCGAAGCCGGTCAACAGCGACAAACTGATCGGCATGATCCATTCCTCGCTCATGGACACGGCCGCCCCGGCCGAGGCCACCGAGACCCGCCCCCGCACGACCAAGGTCGAGTGCTCGCTGCCGCTCGACGACCCGGAGATCCGCGAGATCGTTGTCGATTTCGTGAAGGGGTTGCCGGAGAGGCTCGGCGCGATGCAGGTCGCGGCGTCGGGGGGCGAGTACGACCAGCTGCGCGACCAGGCCCACGCCCTCAAGGGCGCCGGCGGCACGGCCGGTTACGAGGCGTTCACCGATACGGCTTCGCGTCTCGAGCAGCTGGCTGCCGAGAAGAAAGCCGAGGGCGTCGATACTTTGATTGCAGAGCTGAATTCGATTACGGAACGGGTGACCGCTTCCATTTGA